The Ipomoea triloba cultivar NCNSP0323 chromosome 4, ASM357664v1 DNA segment ctatagaaaaaaaaaaatagtgcatgtgtgtatatgtgatatattatattatatatattatatatatatctcttacttctctgaCTAGGCCGACTCGTCCGAGTTAAATCAGCTAACTCGACCTGTCGAGTTGGGCAAGTTAACTCGGCCGAATTCGGCCTAGTCAaccgccaactcggcccagtcaGGCCaaattaggcgctaggcggctgGTCACCTAAGATGACGCCTAGTGAGCAATTTGACTCGGCCTAGGGGCCCTAGCGCCTAAGTGCCTAGGCGGCCGAGTTTTGCAAATGTGCTTGATCAAGAAAATGATAAACCCATCACCAAAAAATAGGAATCTTTAAAATGCAATTGATTGTTACCAATGAAGTATTGCTTCATAACATCAGAAGTTGCAACTGTGTTCTCAATCTGAGTCATCTGCCCAATCTTCTCCTCAAGTGTCATTCTATCCATCAAGTCCCTCACTCTTGCTTCAACTGGCTGCTTAGGGTCCTTGTACGCCATGTACTCTTCTCCTGCAACACCTGACATGAagcacaacaacaacaataccaCAAAACCCATCTTCGCCTCTGCAAATCTCCCCATTCCCATCCTGCTCTCCCTCCCTATGAAAAGCATAGCAGCTTAACTAGTTTCCACCGCACAGTCATTGCATGATCAGAGAATAAAAAACAACAGTTTGTTTTAAAGACATGTGAttgaaagaaaaactgaaaataaaagACAAGTCTTTGAAGTGTACCTGTAGTCTGTATATGGTGGAACTAAGTCAcccattgatatatatatatgatgttggCGTAGGGGAGAGGTAGAAGACGAGCTGAGGTTAACCTGTATCCAGGCCCGGTCGCCTGGGAAGTAGcaacaaaaattaacatttattttcatacaaatttaaattacatactaatgttaaataatacggagtatgaaATAAGATTTATAAGTTTTTATATGCACAgtaacaattataaaaaaattaaatattcttttaaatGTCAATTAGATAATTACCATACTGTAGTGTCATATTTGAAATTTGTCTTACCTACAGtttcacacaaaaaaataattgtaaaataaaaaatgatgtaacattttttttaaataaagtgttGATTATTTTACATGACTGTTACTTTTTATCTATAGAAAttctagaattttttttagaaattaaaatgttttaactAAAAACATATTTGgtcataaaatttagtttttttttttttgttgttgttgtattgTAACAATGATGAACCGTTTATGCCATTATCTTACAAAGTATTTTACTTCAAAGAAATGTAAAACACGTTCCTACTTTTTCtaaatagatttaatttttttaaaaaagatttgACTTAATTTCCCAAACTTTATATCTGTCCTAAAATAattgtataaaaattaaattatttatgatttttatcttatagaaaaacaatattttaaagcGTACTTGAAGAAGATATGAACTACTGTAGTAAGCAGTATAGTACAGGCAATCCATGTGGCATTGGAGGCACTTCGCCATCCTATGTTGTAACCATCTTTGAACACCATATCTTGTTTTTGTCTGCCTTTGCCAACCTGCTAACTTAATaatcctcaaaaaaaaaaaaaaaataaaataaaataaaagcgccgctgaatatatacatgtataattTACGAGTTTTACTACATGGACTCTCATTTTAACTCCCTCACTTTTATATCATAGATTATCTTCATCCTGTGAGTCCCAAGAAAAGTGTTAACATCAGACTTTCCCAAGAAAAGTGTtaacatcaaacttttgtgtgaAGAAGTAAAAGTAAATAATAGAATTTGAGAGTCAAAGTAATATTTTCCATAATTTACACTGCCGAATTCTAACTAGTACAATCAAGTAGGGATGCCTAATATACACGCAACAACTAACAAATTGTACTCCGTATCTACTTACGAATACACTCACTTTTTGAAACTGCACTCTGTAGCATGCCTTAAGAAAATCCtccctgaaaaaaaaaaaaaacaaaaacaaaaacaaaaacatctaCATCTTCTATGACTTAACCACCTTAAATGAACCAATAATTTCGTACAGGACTATAAAGGGTGTGGGCTATCTGTGCAAGGGGAGATTCATCCATAATTGGTACATAAGGGGACTCCAAAGTTTAAAGGACCCACCCACCCTGACCCTGGGTGCACATGTCTTGATGATTTATAGCAACCATCAAAGCTCCTGCCTCATCAACACACCCATCGCTTTAGACAACAAACCAATCTCTTGCTGTGCACATTGAAAGTTTCAGATAGGAAAACTTCCGAGGCCCATTGGTTGGCCAATAACATCGCTGTAATATTCGTTGTAATTGATATAACCCCATAGATGTGAGAGACCAAAGTCATCGTGTTTAGGGGACTTGAGATAACATTGATACAAATCGTTGACGCTCTTCATGAATGTATTTCTTATGGAAAGCACCTGCACCCTCACCAACAGATTTTACCAGTTAGTTTATCATCTTCAAAAAGATATTAGACTACATTGCATAATCACTATCATCCAAATATTTTCTATCTACAATTCATCTCACATTTAAGTATGATGTTTCCAAATACGTTTGCTTTAATTCTCCAGTTTTTTTATCTTGTTTTCCGTTTTCCATTTTCAAATTGGAGATATGTATAAATAAAcacattttctattttccttcttccaatttttcctctaaaaaaataaagaatttctcTGGTTAGTAAACGCACCCTAATGTCTATTGCTAATCAGCAATCTCTCCATAATTAGGCAAAATTAAAAGACATCCCCCTGCTGACATGGTCAGTCACACCCTCCAGGCCTCCGCCAAGTTATAATTAACAAACTTGGAGAGTTGGAGATGTAGAATAAAATCATAAACGTTGACAAACTTGTTATATTGAAATAGTAAAGGAAAATTAAGATTTCTTCATGAATTACAAAGTACAATTTTGGAACTTGTAAATCATATACTAGTATACAGAGCATTATAAATGTTGCATAGAAAATAAAAGTGAATTCAGAATGGCCAGTACAACTAAACTAAGCCTTAATCTCAATTTAGGGTAGGTCAACTACATCCATTCTAATATTTTACTTCTCGGTTTCTTTCAGGTTCTAAGGATCTAAGGTAAGGCAATGTCAAAGCACTAGTAAGGACACATTAAAAAAGTAAAGGTTTTATCTGCTGCACAAGACTCATGCATCATATTACAATTTTGGGAAGGAGGTTCTAATCTTTCTGTTCTAAGAGAAGTAATGTCCAAAGCTTGGTACCATGAAGTAATGTCCGAAATGAACAGATGTTCAACAGTTGAGCACAATAGATAACATTTAGCCATCTTTAAGCCATTCAATGACAGTGATAATAAAGATACTAAtattgtacaaaaaaaaaacaaaaatccatAGATGTAAGGCAAACTCATACCTGGGACATGTCTGTCTGATGAAGATCAACCCGACCTTCTTTTTCATTTAGCCCAGATTTGAAAATGTTACCAGCCAGAGAAGACCGGAAGTCTACTGCTGACTGCAAAATCTGTTGTATGTTGTGGGCAATTGGTTGGGTTTCCTCAGATAAGAAACATCTGCAACATACTTCGAAAATCAATCAAATTCACATAATGATATTCAGTACATAATTCTAAAGAGTGTTTGACAAACTAAAATGTTTCTGTTAGAAGCATGACAAACCAAGGAAAAGTCCAAGAAGGTTGGCATATAACAAAAGAAACACAggtatataagtatattttaGGTACAAGTGTACTGTGTACAACCGCTCTCTTGGCTTCCTTTAGCCCTAGAAGCTCTTGCCTTTCAGATTtactccattttctcttcttatCTAATCTTGTTCATGCTGAACGTTGTTGATTATCCTCATTTCTGCATTCTTATCTCAGGTTTTCAACCACTCAAGCAGCAGTTATTAGGCCTAAAACTAGCCTGCTCCAAAATCTATATGCATCTAGTAAGTAGTAAGCACATTCAATCTCCAGTTCTTGTTTGTAGGGTTAATCAACTTAGTGTAAAGGAAGCTTGTCAGATCAAATTATAGCAGTGGTTACTGGTTACTAATATCAAAAGTTTAATGTCTCTATCTCTACTAGCTGGACAGAGCATCAATTTCCTATGTGGTGTGTAGAttatacatatatcttctgAAATATGCCTATACAGCCATAAGTCATTTTAGAGGGATAAAAGAGAGACAGATATATGAACAAGCAAGCTAAGCTTACATATGTCGTGATTCATTGAGATATGACATATGCACCAGCTCAAAGTCCATCATGTCTCTGACCTAAAAAGGACAGATGTAAGAAGGAGATTAAGACGTTGTCCAGATAAAACTTGTATCAGTTTAGTTACAAATCTAGCAGGAACTGATAGTATTTGAGTATGCActaaaaatttcattagaaaCTCACCACATGGCTCGATTCTGAGAATTCAACTATATATAAGTTTGTACTGTTACGAAAGTAAAGAGAAGATTTCTGAATATGTTGTTCATTGAAAAGAGATCACACAATCCTATAAATACATGCTAGAAGACTTCTGATAACGAAATAAGTTTCCATATGACTACCTACTCAAATCCCTATAAATCTCCCGGCTGCCTAATATATATAGATCCCATAGTacttatatattccataacatgTAAAAACTACAAACTTTGAACACTTCCACAAGCATAATGATTACAcctttgttttcattattttcagagtAACTTTTATTACTTTAGAAATGCATTATTTCTTTTTACTTAAAAACTATGTAATAAATCAACAAACATTGAGCAATAGGGAGGGGTAGTGGTATCACTTTCATTAAACAATGGCAAGAAATATTTATCTGGATCCATCTGAAGGATACAATTAGTCTACAACTGCAATCACTTTCAAGGGATACTAGATTAAGCAAAGAGATATTAGGAACTTTTGTAATGGGTTGAAAGAAATTTTACTGCCTGAGTTTAATTCAGATCACAACATTTTACTCTGAATATTGGAACCTTGTTGGTAGAATATTTTCAGACATCACTACATCAGATGTCCAGAGAAGAAACAAAACAACAGAATTTGTTTTATTCCTTCAAATAATAGATAAAAGAATATCATTGTGTAAAGCGATCAGATGAAAACATCAAGtaatgaatgaattaattagAGACTTAAATTACAATACTTATAAGAGCAAATTTGCTAGCTACCAGAGAACAGACATGATTCATCACCTCAGCCACTAAAGTGGAAATGTCTTGAATAAATGGcaaacaattaattcattcattgAACACCAATAGCACCGCCCATAGAGCAATGGCATGTTCAATACAACAAAAGTTGTTCAAATTCAGAACtttgaacaaaaataaatgGGAATAAGTGAATCCAATATAGACTGGGATAGGAACTGTGGCAAACCTTGTGCTTAAGGGAGTGCATGAACCTGCACCAGGAAACATGGGATAATTGAGATTGTACATATTGCTGCACTGCAGATACAAAATGATTAAGCTGGTGCCTGAAATTTAACAAGGAAAACACATTGGAACGTAGAACTTCCCTTGAAAATCATAAATTTAGTAAGAATGTGATATACAAACATCTCATTGCAGTCTGCAGAAGATAATTTCAGGTTGGGCAGTAGATTATAAGATCAACTTAGTTTTATGTATTCTCTAATGCTGCATCTTTAACACAAAGACCATGCTCAAGATCAAAGTGGTGCATTGAATGACATGGCCAAAGGGCATCTTAAGCCCCTGTTACAAAGTTACTGAACAACATAAGTGATGGGTCCTTAGGTACAAGAAATCCTCTTAATACTCCTCCCTCTATCTCAAAAACAACCACCCCACTTGACACTTAAGGCCAAATTTTCTGACAGATCATGGTGATCTCTTAAATCAGAAAAGAATGAAGTAAGAAAATGTTATTCCTGAGTTAGCACTTGCAAGAAGGAATGAGTCGTAACATTAATCAATAGAAAACATTATGAAAccttaacaaacaaaaatagcAGAGCAGTCTATGATACATCTCGCTGTATGCAATTCTAGATAACACAAGCAATAATGATAGCAAGCATACAAGGGACAAGACTCCTGACATACCTGGTTTTCGTTAAGATAGATATCTGATCTGATTTCATATCTTGTGCCTCAAAATGACAATTCTTCTTGCACAATTCAGTGTGATTCTGACAACCCAAAAAAGAGAATTCACCAAAACTATAAGTGTCCAAGAAAAAAGTTTCCATGAACCCAGAAACAAAGGCAGACTAACCAATCAAGACTAGAAAGAAGAAATGTCTTGCAATGAAtagattaaaatcattataaattatactaaactATAAATGTGCCAATTTGTGTATTATGCTTTTCAATAAGTATGTGCAGCACCACAGGTTTCTTTCAGTGCCAATATAAAAGACATGTCCATGTTCATGCAACTCAGTAATTTGGTTCACCAAGTCAAGCCCAAACTTGGTAGAGTTCAGTTTTTTGGTAGCATCAAGCACAGAAGCATATTGCAGCTCAAATATACAGAGAGGGAAAATAGATCATTGAGCCGAGTCAATTTAAAGTCCTCACCTTTAGTGAGCTCCATGCATCACTTAAAGAAATAAGTGCAAGCTTGACTTGTATCAGAAAACTAAATATCTCTGAGTATATTTTCAATGCACCAGGGGTTAAAATGATACTGATAGGCCAATCCACTCGGTAACCCAAGCCAAGAAAATCAAAGGAGTGTATACCTGCCACATATGATGAAAGTTAAAAgcagagttaaaaaaaaaaacaaaaaacaaaaaaacaaaaaaaacaaaaaaaaaacaaaaaaaacaaaaaaaaacaaaaaaacaaaaaacaaaaaaacaaaaaagcacacacacacaaagaagTTGGCATTGCAGATACATGGAAAGAGTGAAAGTCACGAGTCATGACTAATATTTGAAAATGCACTGTACCATGAAATGGGCCTGTAGCCATAGCATCTTTCATGTAAACATATAATCGATCTCTATTCAGGTCTCCTTCACACGAAGATCTCTGAACTGACAACTCAAGAACACCTTGAATATCTGATATCCTCTTTTCAGCCTCTAAGACATACCATTTCTGGGTTGAGAGAGAATCGGACAGAAAAGCATTAGAAGAGATGCAACAGAAGAAATTTAATACTTAGAAAAGACATAGTATGAATGATACAACATACATGACGCAGAAGTGATGTGATGAACAAATCTGCCCAGTCTGCTACTTCCATTAAATGGTACCTCCTTAGTGATAACAGATGTTCTTGCAATTCAAATCCTTTTTCAAACAACTTTATGGTCAACTTGCTCAGATACTTATATCTACTAATGTCAAGGAATCAATACGTCAAGAGTTATAACTAAACAAGCAACAAAGGTAAAGTTAAATTGACTGGGGAAATTGAGATAACACAGAAATGCTggtacaattttttttgctagggccaaataatatcattttatagAATAAAGAATCAAAAAGGTAATAAAACCAACAAGAAAAAGTAAAGGCTGATTTACAGACAGAATTTGAATCTGCAGCTGTGAGCATAGAATAGACAAGGATACTGAAGCAAAATCTCATCCAATAAGCACTTCTTGAGAATATAATCCAATGGAATCTCATTAACAGTCACCAAACTAGACCCATGATATCTAGCAGCTGCATTTGTTGTTATGTTAGAGCAACCAAGCAGACTGACCCACCCACTCCCACCATTGGTATTTGCAAGTGATGAGACTTCTCTAGCATTAGTTTTTGAACTTACAGGTGAAGCATAAGAGAGCTTCCCCTCTTTCTCTGAGTTTTTGTGATCATGGCTTTCTTGATCAAACAGATCACTTGTAGAAATGGCAGTAGTACCAGTACTATCAGTCAGAACTGAAAGTTCAGCTCCAAAATGTTGTGTTGTTCTATAATCCAACTTCTCTGTGTATAACTTACAAGGATCTCTTACAGATGTAAAGTCAAAACAGGATAAAGGTTCTTTTTGGTGCCATCTTTCTCCTGTACTGGACTTTGGCTTAAAAAGAGAACTTTTGGTCAAACTTGGATTCATATTGAAAAAATTAGAATGGTACATTCTCCATGAAGAAAAACTACTTGAATTTTGAAAAGTATCATCTTGGTACTGATGCTTGCTATCAGCCTTCTGTACTGAAGCACTTTTGTGTAGAATGGACTCACCACAATCCAAAATTTCGGTCATCTGACTATCACCACTTACCTTCAATTTGTGAATAATTGTAAGGAATGAAAAATTTCCGTTGTTCCTGGAGTCAATGTTAAAGGGATTTTTAAGAATATGATCAGACAGTTGGCATCCAATTTCTGTACCTTTGGCCTCAGGAGCAAGTAATAAACTTTGCTCTTCTACAGTAGGGTCTTTTCTTTCACATTTTTCACCCAGAAAAGGTTTTGAATTGCATGAAATCTCATCTTGGGGCAGCTTTTGCAATGAATCATTTGTAAAGAAACTCAAAGCAGAAAGATAACTTGGCTCCAGTCGCTTATCAGTAATATGAGTCAAATCCTCAGGCTCAGATTGCTCTTCAAAATTTTCTAAAGATGAGGATTCAGATAATTCCATGACATCTTCAGCATAGGAAAACTCATCATCTGTGATAGATACTTCAGAAGCACCATCAGACCTAAGAAACACACGTGCCAATGTGTTAACAACAGTGAAATGACTCAATACATAAAAGTGAATAGTTAAAGAACATGGAAAATGTAAAACAGACTTAACAGTGACACAAAGGTTGTGAGACCTCATGCTGCCATACATGAACCCAGAACTGCAACCCAGAACATGGATAAGCTCATTGGATCCTCAATTATACTTTGGTGTCCTTTGCCTTGTCCCATATTGGTGGGGCAGTCAATGAGGTGTGACAACTATTCAGGTTTGCAAGTTCAGAAGATTCAATCCTTGGTCACCTTTTGACAGATCTCAAGAGACAAGGATTGAATGTCAAAAGATTCTATCCTTGGTCACCTTTAGACAGCTCTTAAGAGACAAGGATTGAATGTCAAGAGAATGTAAATGCATTCATAATATATAGAGAGATGAAAAGTTAGATAAAAGCATGACAGATGTGCAGATAGGATATAAACAGATCCTCATGGTCCTGCGGCAGAGAGTCGTGTATCCTAAAGTGAAAAGTAAAAGCATTCACAACTTAGTGACTTACAATTCCTGAGTTTTTATTTCACTTGGAGGCATAATCAAGTTATCATCCAGTGCAATTAGTTCAGAAGACTTTTGACTCCTTCCACAGTTTGCATGTATTGCTTGAACTCCATATAGCAAAATCTgaggaataaaaaattttccaT contains these protein-coding regions:
- the LOC116015469 gene encoding uncharacterized protein LOC116015469 isoform X1, whose protein sequence is MAVDASIASLLEKLKVEDPYFPPRPWESIPSESGLPSHSSLHSQHSSTHIFSTSGVSESSLVRLALNALQGVESALISIGELSYLFCSESADRSFHCIPSLWTRSSSTLALGNLLKSIGRFGCIIFLIHKFVSYFTSSSADCKSGPDEILGNNSNVAGSCQLKNHTLVNQAFAVAVGKVLEGYISALNSLLSSVSLRRSSKATDGGCLTSVGNSEITVLEVYLHTMGLRAQMEALGNICNLCDLALSFPQLPFKDLMAKADLEIHNFPRSGALITFLYLQLKAADPAHCALLKFLFLRSWEPYCGFIRSWIYEGRINDPFKEFVVELFVDLPDHAVDVTGTCNEFPIASVKVRDGVAVPIFLEDFLVPLFRAGQQLQVIMKLLELSNNIGAINGSYEEFLPGCNGFSSKYPSFSSSLTFDKGTIEAIVLARNSFYLQLLEKIDNIFSKFEFRTQGILLYGVQAIHANCGRSQKSSELIALDDNLIMPPSEIKTQELSDGASEVSITDDEFSYAEDVMELSESSSLENFEEQSEPEDLTHITDKRLEPSYLSALSFFTNDSLQKLPQDEISCNSKPFLGEKCERKDPTVEEQSLLLAPEAKGTEIGCQLSDHILKNPFNIDSRNNGNFSFLTIIHKLKVSGDSQMTEILDCGESILHKSASVQKADSKHQYQDDTFQNSSSFSSWRMYHSNFFNMNPSLTKSSLFKPKSSTGERWHQKEPLSCFDFTSVRDPCKLYTEKLDYRTTQHFGAELSVLTDSTGTTAISTSDLFDQESHDHKNSEKEGKLSYASPVSSKTNAREVSSLANTNGGSGWVSLLGCSNITTNAAARYHGSSLVTVNEIPLDYILKKCLLDEILLQYKYLSKLTIKLFEKGFELQEHLLSLRRYHLMEVADWADLFITSLLRHKWYVLEAEKRISDIQGVLELSVQRSSCEGDLNRDRLYVYMKDAMATGPFHGIHSFDFLGLGYRVDWPISIILTPGALKIYSEIFSFLIQVKLALISLSDAWSSLKNHTELCKKNCHFEAQDMKSDQISILTKTRHQLNHFVSAVQQYVQSQLSHVSWCRFMHSLKHKVRDMMDFELVHMSYLNESRHICFLSEETQPIAHNIQQILQSAVDFRSSLAGNIFKSGLNEKEGRVDLHQTDMSQVLSIRNTFMKSVNDLYQCYLKSPKHDDFGLSHLWGYINYNEYYSDVIGQPMGLGSFPI
- the LOC116015469 gene encoding uncharacterized protein LOC116015469 isoform X2; translation: MAVDASIASLLEKLKVEDPYFPPRPWESIPSESGLPSHSSLHSQHSSTHIFSTSGVSESSLVRLALNALQGVESALISIGELSYLFCSESADRSFHCIPSLWTRSSSTLALGNLLKSIGRFGCIIFLIHKFVSYFTSSSADCKSGPDEILGNNSNVAGSCQLKNHTLVNQAFAVAVGKVLEGYISALNSLLSSVSLRRSSKATDGGCLTSVGNSEITVLEVYLHTMGLRAQMEALGNICNLCDLALSFPQLPFKDLMAKADLEIHNFPRSGALITFLYLQLKAADPAHCALLKFLFLRSWEPYCGFIRSWIYEGRINDPFKEFVVELFVDLPDHAVDVTGTCNEFPIASVKVRDGVAVPIFLEDFLVPLFRAGQQLQVIMKLLELSNNIGAINGSYEEFLPGCNGFSSKYPSFSSSLTFDKGTIEAIVLARNSFYLQLLEKIDNIFSKFEFRTQGILLYGVQAIHANCGRSQKSSELIALDDNLIMPPSEIKTQELSDGASEVSITDDEFSYAEDVMELSESSSLENFEEQSEPEDLTHITDKRLEPSYLSALSFFTNDSLQKLPQDEISCNSKPFLGEKCERKDPTVEEQSLLLAPEAKGTEIGCQLSDHILKNPFNIDSRNNGNFSFLTIIHKLKVSGDSQMTEILDCGESILHKSASVQKADSKHQYQDDTFQNSSSFSSWRMYHSNFFNMNPSLTKSSLFKPKSSTGERWHQKEPLSCFDFTSVRDPCKLYTEKLDYRTTQHFGAELSVLTDSTGTTAISTSDLFDQESHDHKNSEKEGKLSYASPVSSKTNAREVSSLANTNGGSGWVSLLGCSNITTNAAARYHGSSLVTVNEIPLDYILKKCLLDEILLQYKYLSKLTIKLFEKGFELQEHLLSLRRYHLMEVADWADLFITSLLRHKWYVLEAEKRISDIQGVLELSVQRSSCEGDLNRDRLYVYMKDAMATGPFHGIHSFDFLGLGYRVDWPISIILTPGALKIYSEIFSFLIQVKLALISLSDAWSSLKNHTELCKKNCHFEAQDMKSDQISILTKTRHQLNHFVSAVQQYVQSQLSHVSWCRFMHSLKHKMFLI